In Desulfobacterales bacterium, a genomic segment contains:
- a CDS encoding type II toxin-antitoxin system Phd/YefM family antitoxin, whose product MNTLSVSEAKMKLSSLVESVKETDEEVVITKNGRPVAVLVSPDEFESWRETMAIHSDADLMKEIKKGMAALKKQKASLYTLEELFSQ is encoded by the coding sequence ATGAATACTTTATCGGTATCCGAAGCAAAAATGAAGTTGAGTTCTTTGGTGGAATCGGTCAAGGAAACGGACGAAGAGGTCGTTATCACCAAAAACGGCCGGCCGGTCGCCGTGTTGGTGAGTCCCGATGAATTCGAAAGTTGGCGGGAGACCATGGCGATTCATTCCGATGCGGATCTTATGAAGGAAATAAAGAAAGGAATGGCAGCATTAAAAAAGCAAAAGGCCTCATTGTATACCCTTGAAGAGCTTTTTAGCCAATAG